The following coding sequences are from one Arachis hypogaea cultivar Tifrunner chromosome 7, arahy.Tifrunner.gnm2.J5K5, whole genome shotgun sequence window:
- the LOC112701063 gene encoding uncharacterized protein, with the protein MNLEGVGDEVRCRAFPVTLAGPAIRWFNGLPQGSIYGFSDISRAFLAQFTTRIAKAKHPINLLGITQRQGEPTRKYLDRFNDECLEIDGLTDSVASLCLTNGLLSENFRKHLTTKPVWTMHEIQTVAKEYINDEEVSRVVAVNKRQSGYSQPRQQGNRERLKEQTREEAPSKAPRPFPRVGKFTNYTPLTLPIMEVYQQIAEKGILPKPRPLKDRMGGNKNLYCDYHKGYGHQTQDCFDLKDALEQAIREGKLTALSHLIREPRRRYRDQDEEGKTSSAKR; encoded by the coding sequence ATGAATCTAGAGGGAGTAGGGGACGAGGTGAGGTGCCgagccttcccggtaaccctagCGGGACCCGCGATCAGATGGTTTAACGGCCTCCCGCAAGGATCCATCTACGGGTTTTCAGACATCAGTCGTGCATTCCTGGCCCAGTTTACAACACGAATAGCAAAGGCAAAGCACCCGATCAACCTTCTGGGGATAACCCAGAGACAGGGAGAGCCGACCAGAAAGTATCTGGAtcggttcaacgacgaatgcttggaaaTCGACGGCCTAACCGATTCGGTGGCCAGCCTTTGCCTGACGAACGGCCTCCTCAGCGAGAACTTTCGAAAACACCTTACCACGAAACCAGTTTGGACGATGCACGAAATCCAGACGGTAGCCAAAGAGTATATAaacgacgaggaagtcagccgagTCGTGGCTGTCAATAAACGGCAGTCCGGCTACAGCCAACCTCGACAACAAGGTAACAGAGAAAGACTGAAGGAACAAACCAGGGAAGAGGCGCCAAGCAAGGCACCGAGGCCGTTCCCCCGGGTAGGGaaattcaccaactacaccccGCTCACTCTTCCCATCATGGAAGTTTATCAGCAAATAGCCGAGAAAGGAATCCTGCCGAAGCCCCGACCACTCAAGGACCGCAtgggaggaaacaagaacctctactGTGACTACCACAAAGGCTACGGTCACCAAACACAGGACTGTTTTGACCTGAAGGATGCACTAGAACAAGCGATAAGGGAAGGTAAGCTAACAGCACTCTCCCATCTTATCAGGGAGCCGAGGAGGCGTTATCGCGACCAAGACGAAGAAGGCAAAACCAGTTCGGCAAAGCGGTGA
- the LOC140174269 gene encoding uncharacterized protein gives MEVALGPGDQARGARAEGAAFVASLRGRRRSPRQHTEQHTRTRPFGGTGGDSAIIMQELRHRVQNLERQLADQERDGRTTDPSYTPSPESEEGDSHRSRPRRTPASRTEAESTREESLIPRRRNDTIIYSRGRLTRRAARDREDEEGRSARTRQPVIMGATPFHRSILEVRLPKHFDKPTDMRYDGTQDPLEHLTAFEARMNLEGVGDEVRCRAFPVTLAGPAIRWFNGLPQGSIYSFSDISRAFLAQFTTRIAKAKHPINLLGVTQRQGEPTRRYLDRFNDECLEIDGLTDSVASLCLTNGLLNENFRKHLTTKPVWTMHEIQTVAKEYINDEEVSRVVAANKRQSSYNQPRQQGNGERLKERTREEAPNKAPRTFPRVGKFTNYTPLTLSIIEVYQQIAKKGILPKPRPLKDRTGGNKNLYCDYHKGYGHLTQDCFDLKDALEQAIREGKLTTFSHLIREPRRHYRDQDEEGKTRSAKRRQEPEDGDHGLTVINVVTAKNAAPRSRSAHKKDTKILSMSSSSTQNSKKPPFISFGPEDLWFDDAPENPPMVITARVGTGLVKRILVDTGADSNIMFRNIFDALGLRDADLTTHQHGVIGLGDHFIKPDGVISLPISVGQSQGRRSAMAEFVILRDSTAYNIILGRKTINDFEAIINTKLLVMKFVTDDGSIGSVRGDLETAVACDNASLSLRKKSKEASGVFLADLDARVDEKPWPKPEGDLEKFMIGDAEERFTFVNKNFPHELKEPLVEMIRANRDLFAWTPADMPGIDPKIMSHHLAVKAEAHPVAQRRRKMSVERAEEVAKQTASLLEAGFIREVDYSTWLSNVVLIPMHRPDEDKTAFITPGGTFCYKVMPFGLKNAGATYQRLMNRIFHDHIGKTVEVYVDDILAKKTRPDDLLNDLASVFASLRQHGMRLNPLKCAFAMEAGKFLGFMITQRGVEANPEKCQAILQMKSPGSIKDVQRLAGRLASLSRFLGASATKALPFFNLMKKGIAFEWTPACEEAFRHFKEILAAPPVLGKPKDGEPLYLYLAITGEALAAVLVREEGRVQQPVYFISRALQGAELRYNKLEKLALALLTSSRRLKQYFQSHQIVVRTDQGIRQVLQKPDLAGRMMTWSIELSQYDIRYEPRQAIKALAMAEFLVEVAGNPVEDTNTRWKLHIDGASNQTFGGARIILESPAGVVYEQSIKFEFPVSNNQAEYEALIGGLTLAAEVGATRLEICSDSQIITSQVNGSYQARDSLLQKYLEKVKDLSRKFEEVTIQHVPRERNTRADLLSKLASTKPGEGNRSLIQGKMKEPAVTLHLSKLNPSWLDPIIDFLENGKLPDNEKDAEKLRREAARYAIIQGQLFRKGFNHPLLKCLHPDQMNYVLREVHEGCCGHHIGGKALARKLIRAGYYWPSMMADSKEFVKKCVKCQENANFHRAPASELSLLTSSRPFSLWGVDLLGPFPVGPGQVKYLIVAIDYYTKWIEAEPLASISSSNCRKFMWRQRFSSVEHPQTNGQVESANKIILLGLKKRLDNKKGAWADELASVLWSYRTTEQSSTKETPFRLTYGSDAVIPVEIGEPSPRLLLKGVEETVEKDLIEETREMAHLAEAALKQRMALRYNAKALKRKFEENDLVLRRNDIGPSAPGEGKLAANWEGPYRIKEVIGRGAYKLERLNGKEVPRTWNADNLRRFYS, from the exons ATGGAAGTCGCGCTGGGTCCCGGAGACCAAGCCCGAGGAGCCAGAGCGGAGGGCGCAGCCTTCGTCGCCTCACTAAGGGGTCGGCGGAGGTCCCCCCGACAACACACAGAACAGCACACGAGGACACGACCCTTCGGGGGAACGGGCGGTGACAGCGCCATAATAATGCAGGAGCTACGCCATAGGGTCCAGAACCTAGAGCGACAGTTGGCCGACCAGGAGCGGGACGGACGAACCACCGATCCCAGCTACACCCCATCCCCCGAAAGCGAAGAGGGGGACTCCCACCGAAGCCGCCCGCGGCGTACCCCCGCATCCCGAACGGAAGCGGAGAGCACGCGCGAGGAGTCTCTGATCCCGAGAAGACGAAATGACACGATCATCTACTCCCGGGGCAGGTTAACCCGTCGAGCGGCACGAGATCGCGAAGACGAGGAAGGGAGATCCGCGAGGACACGACAACCTGTGATAATGGGCGCCACCCCATTCCACCGATCTATCCTCGAAGTCCGGTtgccgaaacacttcgacaaaccaacggacatgagaTACGACGGAACTCAAGACCCTCTAGAACACctcacggccttcgaggccaggatgaacctggaggGAGTAGGGGACGAGGTAAGGTGCCGTGCCTTCCCGGTAACCTTAGCGGGACCCGCGATCAGGTGGTTTAACGGCCTCCCTCAGGGATCCATCTACAGTTTCTCGGACATCAGCCGTGCATTCCTGGCCCAATTTACAACACGAATAGCAAAGGCAAAGCACCCGATCAACCTTCTGGGGGTAACCCAGAGACAAGGAGAGCCGACCAGGAGGTACCTGGATCGGTTCAACGATGAATGCTTGGAAATCGACGGCCTAACCGATTCGGTGGCCAGCCTTTGCCTGACGAACGGCCTCCTCAACGAGAACTTCCGAAAACATCTTACCACGAAACCGGTCTGGACGATGCACGAGATCCAGACGGTAGCCAAAGAGTACATAaatgacgaggaagtcagccgagTTGTGGCCGCCAACAAACGGCAGTCCAGCTACAATCAACCCCGGCAACAGGGCAACGGGGAAAGGCTAAAGGAACGAACCAGGGAAGAGGCACCAAACAAGGCACCAAGGACATTCCCCCGAGTCGGGAAATTCACCAACTACACTCCGCTCACTCTTTCCATCATCGAAGTTTACCAACAAATAGCCAAGAAAGGAATCCTGCCGAAGCCCCGACCACTCAAGGACCGCACTGGAGGGAACAAAAACCTCTATTGCGATTACCACAAAGGCTACGGTCACCTAACGCAGGACTGTTTTGACCTAAAAGATGCACTAGAACAAGCGATAAGGGAAGGTAAACTAACAACATTCTCCCACCTAATCAGGGAGCCAAGGAGACATTATCGCGACCAAGACGAAGAAGGAAAAACCCGTTCAGCAAAGCGACGACAAGAGCCAGAAGACGGAGATCACGGCCTCACTGTGATAAACGTGGTGACGGCCAAAAACGCCGCACCAAGATCCAGATCGGCACACAAGAAAGACACAAAGATATTGTCGATGTCCTCCTCGTCGACGCAAAACTCTAAGAAGCCTCCATTCATTTCTTTCGGCCCGGAAGACTTATGGTTCGATGACGCCCCGGAAAATccacccatggtcatcacggccagagtgggaaccggTCTCGTCAAACGTATCCTTGTTGACACGGGGGCggactcgaacatcatgttccgcaatATATTCGACGCACTGGGACTAAGGGACGCCGATTTGACGACTCACCAGCACGGGGTCATTGGATTGGGCGACCATTTCATCAAACCAGACGGAGTAATATCCCTGCCAATCTCAGTGGGACAATCCCAGGGCCGAAGATCGGCGATGGCCGAGTTCGTGATCCTCCGAGACTCCACCGCCTATAATATCATCTTGGGAAGGAAGACGATCAACGATTTCGAGGCCATAATCAACACAAAGCTGCTAGTCATGAAGTTCGTTACCGATGATGGATCTATAGGGTCCGTAAGAGGAGACCTTGAGACGGCAGTCGCTTGTGACAATGCCAGCCTCTCCCTAAGAAAGAAGTCCAAGGAGGCGTCCGGCGTGTTCCTAGCCGACCTAGATGCCAGAGTAGACGAAAAACCCTGGCCGAAACCCGAAGGGGATCTGGAGAAGTTCATGATTGGCGATGCCGAGGAAAGATTCACGTTCGTCAACAAGAACTTCCCGCACGAGCTGAAGGAGCCCTTGGTCGAAATGATAAGAGCCAATAGGGACTTGTTCGCCTGGACAccggccgacatgccgggcatagacccaaaAATTATGTCGCATCATTTAGCCGTCAAGGCGGAAGCACATCCAGTAGCCCAACGAAGGAGAAAAATGTCGGTGGAGagggcagaggaggtggccaagcagacggccagcctcctagaagcaggTTTTATACGAGAAGTAGACTATTCGACATGGCTCTCGAATGTAGTTCTG ataccgatgcaccgtccAGACGAAGACaagacggcgttcataacgccgggGGGAACTTTCTGCTATAAGGTGATGCCATTCGGCCTAAAAAATGCGGGGGCGACttaccaaaggctaatgaataggATATTCCACGACCACATAGGGAAGACAgttgaagtctacgtggacgacatcctcGCGAAAAAAACACGACCTGACGACCTCTTGAACGATTTAGCGAGTGTATTCGCGTCCCTTCGACAACATGGCATGAGGCTGAACCCCCTCAAGTGCGCTTTCGCCATGGAAGCTGGAAAGTTCCTCggattcatgataacccaaagagggGTAGAAGCCAACCCGGAAAAGTGCCAGGCGATACTCCAAATGAAGAGCCCAGGCAGTATCAAAGACGTCCAAAGGTTGGCAGGACGGCTGGCCTCATTATCACGGTTTCTCGGAGCGTCGGCAACAAAGGCCTTACCATTCTTTAACCTCATGAAGAAAGGAATAGCGTTCGAGTGGACGCCCGCATGCGAGGAAGCCTTTCGGCACTTTAAGGAAATCCTGGCGGCGCCTCCGGTCCTCGGGAAGCCAAAGGACGGGGAGCCATTATACCTGTACCTCGCCATAACAGGAGAAGCCCTGGCCGCAGTTTTGGTACGAGAAGAAGGGAGGGTGCAACAACCAGTCTATTTTATCAGCAGGGCCCTACAAGGGGCAGAATTGAGATATAACAAATTGGAAAAGTTAGCTTTAGCACTCCTGACCTCTTCGCGGAGGTTAAAGCAATACTTCCAAAGTCACCAGATTGTCGTAAGAACGGACCAGGGGATCCGGCAAGTGCTCCAAAAACCCGACTtggcgggaagaatgatgaccTGGTCCATTGAACTTTCCCAATACGACATACGATACGAACCCCGGCAAGCCATCAAAGCGCTGGCGATGGCAGAGTTTCTAGTGGAAGTAGCGGGGAATCCGGTCGAAGACACgaacacacggtggaagctccacatagatggagcctccaaccaaacgttcgGGGGCGCCAGGATCATCCTGGAAAGCCCAGCTGGAGTCGTGTACGAACAGTCAATTAAGTTCGAATTTCCCGTTTCAAATAACCAAGCAGAGTACGAAGCCCTTATAGGAGGCTTAACCTTAGCAGCAGAAGTCGGGGCAACGAGGTTAGAGATATGCAGCGATTCGCAAATCATCACCTCCCAAGTGAACGGGAGCTATCAAGCTAGGGACTCGCTGCTACAGAAATACTTGGAAAAAGTCAAGGACTTGAGCCGAAAGTTTGAAGAAGTCACGATCCAGCACGTTccgagagaaaggaacacacgggcagacctctTGTCAAAGTTAGCTAGCACCAAACCGGGAGAGGGTAACCGATCTCTAATCCAAGGAAAGATGAAAGAGCCGGCAGTCACACTACACCTCTCGAAGCTAAACCCCTCCTGGTTGGATCCCATTATCGACTTCTTAGAAAACGGCAAGCTCCCTGACAACGAAAAAGATGCCGAAAAGCTAAGAAGGGAAGCCGCCAGATATGCCATCATCCAGGGTCAGCTATTCAGGAAGGGATTCAATCATCCCCTACTGAAGTGTTTGCACCCCGACCAGATGAATTACGTCCTCAGGGAAGTCCATGAAGGATGCTGCGGCCACCATATAGGAGGCAAAGCCCTAGCGAGGAAGTTAATCCGAGCCGGATATTACTGGCCATCGATGATGGCTGACTCCAAGGAATTCGTTAAGAAGTGTGTCAAGTGCCAAGAAAACGCCAACTTCCATCGTGCGCCAGCCTCTGAGCTCAGCTTGCTAACGTCCTCTCGACCGTTCTCGctatggggagtcgacctcttaggACCTTTTCCCGTCggcccggggcaagtcaaatacctcatagtcgcTATCGACTACTacacaaaatggatagaggccgaaccactggccagcatatcctcGTCCAATTGCAGGAAATTCATGTGGAGACAA AGATTCtcctcggtagaacacccacagACAAACGGGCAGGTCGAGTCCGCAAATAAGATCATCCTGCTAGGGCTCAAGAAGCGGCTGGATAACAAGAAAGGCGCTTGGGCCGACGAGCTAGCCtcggtcctctggtcctaccgaACAACCGAGCAATCCTCCACTAAAGAGACACCCTTTCGACTAACGTACGGGTCAGATGCAGTGATACCCGTAGAGATCGGGGAGCCGAGCCCACGATTACTCCTGAAGGGAGTAGAGGAAACTGTCGAGAAGGACCTGATAGAGGAAACCAGGGAAATGGCCCATCTGGCTGAAGCGGCGCTAAAACAAAGAATGGCCTTACGCTACAATGCCAAAGCGCTCAAAAGAAAGTTCGAAGAAAACGACCTCGTCCTGAGGCGTAACGACATCGGCCCATCTGCCCCGGGAGAAGGCAAACTAGCAGCgaactgggaaggaccataccGAATCAAAGAGGTAATCGGTAGAGGAGCATACAAGCTAGAAAGACTCAACGGCAAAGAGGTCCCGAGGACATGGAATGCAGATAACTTAAGGAGGTTTTATTCCTAA